The Clostridiales bacterium FE2011 sequence CATGCCAAAGTCTTCGCTCCCCAGCATCTGGTCAATCACGAACAGGCAGAAGCCCAGCCGTGCCAGCGCAAAGCAAAGCGGAACCGCCAGCAGGGCAAACCAGCCGGCGGTTTCTTTTTTCAGTCCTGCCTTCCCCATGCTCCGGGCTGCCAGCAGCAGCGCGCCCAAAGCCGGGAGAATCATCAGCAGACCGAAGGGATAGATGGTCAGAAAACCCAATTTAATCGGTTCCATCTGTTATTCCTCAACGTAGCCTTCAGCAGATGCAAAGTAAATGATATCGGTAATCTCCCGCAGGCCGGGGGTCTTGCAGATCTTTTTGTTGTTCAGGATCAGGTTTGTGGATCCGCCGCCGTCAAAGTTATAGGCGATCTTGGCATTCGGTACCTTTTCCGCGATAAGATTCGCAAACTCTTCCAGTGTCAGGCCGGCAGTGGAGTCCGTCTGGCCGAACACTTCCACAATGGCGTATTCCAGGTGTCCGGTCTGCACCAGGGCGATACGCTGCTGGGGATAATTCCACTGGTAGTCTCCCTGCTGTGCCGCCTGGGAGGAAGCGATATCCTGCACCTCTCCGTCGATTACGAGCGCGGGTCCCAGGTTGAACGTGTCCATCACGGTTCTTCCTTCAGGGGTCAGCGTATTCTCGATGAACGCCTCAATCTCCTTTGTCCGGGCCTGGGGAACAATATAGAAGTCTCCCTCATTATCCACCACCAGCATATCAAAGCAGATCGGCTGGCCCTTCTTTTTCCGGCTGGTATCCGTCGCGTCCCGGATAAATTCAGCCTGGCGCACAACGTATCCCACGTCGTTTTCATATTTGAAGAAGTCTCCGTTCATCGCAACAACGGCATTCTTGCTCTTTGCGATGTCTTCGCCCTTCGCCTGTCCGCGGCCGTTGTAGGTATCCTTGCTCACCGCGGTACGCAGCTGGGAAGCATCCTGGATCTTGATCCGGATCACCCAGACTTCATGCTTGACGTTCTTGCCCTTCACCTTGGCGGTCACGGAGCTTTTTTCAGACGTGACCTCAATCGTGGAATCGCTGTAGGCAACAGGCGTTTTTCCGTCATAGGTCCACTTGTCTTTGTCAGTCTTGACGCCGCCCTTGGTGAAATCCATCGGCAGCTTCGTTGCTGCCTCAGCTTCCACAATGGACGGACAGGAAAGCCCGGCTGCCAGCGCAAGCAGCAGCAGGACTGCGGCAATCCATCGGACAGTATTACGCTTCATCTCGTTTTCTCCTTATTCTTGAGTAGAGGCAGGAACGATCTCGTAGGGATCTTCCATCGTGCCGGATCCGGATATAATGCTGTAGCTTCCCTCTGCGAGATACAGGGCAGGACGCACGCCCTCATTGTCCCGGCCGACCTCAATCCGGCCGACCTGGCCGCCGTCCTTGGTGCAGACAGCCTGTTTCTTGTCAGTGGTGGAGGCGGAACGTCCCCAGTACGGGCTGCAGGATCCGTATTTGGCCTGGAACACATACAGCCGTTTTTCACCCAGCGTGATGTTGGCTGTGTCCGTAGCGTTCCGCACCTTTGCCTTCGGATCCGGATATTCTGCCGGATCGTATCCGTTGTTTTTGATCGCCCATTCGGTACCCCAGGCCCGTACAGCCGGATTCTCCTCAATCTGCTTCAGGGTCGGATCCTTCTTGGATGTCCAGGCACCCAGTCCGATCTCCTTGTTCTTCATATCCTCCCGGGTAATCAGGAACACCTTGCCGAAGTTTTCACAGGGAAGCAGCATGGACAGCTCTTCCTCAGTAAAAGCAGCTTCTGTAAACGTCGTGTTCAGGTACTGGCACAGCTCGGTCTGGGCGAAATCACCCTTGAATTTTGCGTATTCATTCCGGTTGTTGTGCAGTGCCCGGGCAAAGAGAATATATTCACTGAGCAGGTAGGCTTTCTCGTCATCCTTTGTCAGAACCCGCCACAGGATCGGCTCAATGCCGCCCTCTGCAGTCTGCGGATAACGTCCGAGCCGCAGATAGGTATACCCTTTTTCTTTGGAATAGCCTTCCAGTCCGTCTTCAGCCAGGGCGCACGAAGCCAGCAGAAGAACCGCCGTCAGGAGCACTGCCAGCCATTTTTTCCCGGTTAAACCGGTATTCTTCCGTTTCTTCATTGCCGTTTCACCTTTCTGAATAAAAAGCAATCCATGAATCATGGACATCTTATATAGTATAGCATTTTCCATCTGTTTTGCATAGTGGATTTCCGACCCTTTCCCCCTGTAACTGCAAAACGTTTCGCCCTGTAAAACATTGACATTTTGGCAAGTTTTAGTGTATATTTTTATAGCTGTACTGATGTATTGTAAATATGTAACAAGTTGCAGGGAATC is a genomic window containing:
- a CDS encoding phosphodiester glycosidase family protein, giving the protein MKRNTVRWIAAVLLLLALAAGLSCPSIVEAEAATKLPMDFTKGGVKTDKDKWTYDGKTPVAYSDSTIEVTSEKSSVTAKVKGKNVKHEVWVIRIKIQDASQLRTAVSKDTYNGRGQAKGEDIAKSKNAVVAMNGDFFKYENDVGYVVRQAEFIRDATDTSRKKKGQPICFDMLVVDNEGDFYIVPQARTKEIEAFIENTLTPEGRTVMDTFNLGPALVIDGEVQDIASSQAAQQGDYQWNYPQQRIALVQTGHLEYAIVEVFGQTDSTAGLTLEEFANLIAEKVPNAKIAYNFDGGGSTNLILNNKKICKTPGLREITDIIYFASAEGYVEE